One stretch of Limnohabitans sp. DNA includes these proteins:
- the pilQ gene encoding type IV pilus secretin PilQ, translated as MKNPQHGSFSWGLVLGLTITGCALPLQVQTAQPLANTVLPKADQRISLNFQDVALKTLLQVFADFTGLNLVAAEGVGGQITIRLTDVPWPQALNIVLQAKGLAYRLEGQVLWVAPQDEWAVREKKQLESSAALEAVSPLQMLPIRLKHARAGDLAQRLQGGASGSGARLLSVRGSVLFDPRTNQLFVSDVPSRLAHVQTLLQRLDVPIRQVMIEARIVEAERQFGESLGVRLGTGLAMPLQVSGRNNTLALGASNVANGAGVDTGNQVRLPAGTAGQTLQSPATFAVSLFNAAADRFINVELSALEADGRGKVVSRPRVVTADQTKALIEQGTELPYQTASASGATSITFRKANLKLEVTPQITPDGSVVLDVDVNRDSVGQITQAGFAINTKHVKTQVRVDDGGTVVLGGIFEETGRNNETRVPGLGRVPGLGWLFKNRDLTQRNSELLIFLTPRVMADGPPVTPP; from the coding sequence ATGAAAAACCCCCAACATGGCTCATTTTCGTGGGGCCTTGTGCTGGGCTTGACCATCACCGGCTGTGCCCTGCCTTTGCAGGTACAGACCGCTCAGCCTTTGGCGAATACCGTGTTGCCCAAGGCCGATCAGCGCATCAGTTTGAATTTTCAGGATGTGGCGCTGAAGACTTTGCTGCAGGTGTTTGCAGACTTTACCGGTTTGAACCTGGTGGCCGCTGAGGGTGTCGGCGGCCAGATCACGATCCGCTTGACAGATGTGCCCTGGCCACAGGCCCTGAACATTGTCTTGCAGGCCAAAGGCCTGGCCTATCGCCTGGAGGGCCAGGTGTTGTGGGTGGCCCCTCAGGATGAATGGGCCGTGCGAGAGAAAAAACAGTTGGAATCGAGCGCTGCCCTGGAAGCGGTCAGCCCTTTGCAGATGTTGCCCATCCGCCTCAAGCACGCGCGTGCGGGTGATCTGGCGCAACGCTTGCAAGGCGGTGCGTCCGGCAGTGGGGCGCGTTTACTCAGTGTTCGGGGCAGCGTGTTGTTTGACCCGCGCACCAACCAGTTGTTTGTGTCGGATGTCCCATCGCGCCTGGCACACGTGCAAACGTTGCTGCAGCGCTTGGATGTGCCGATCAGGCAAGTCATGATTGAGGCCCGCATCGTCGAGGCAGAGCGCCAATTTGGCGAATCCTTGGGGGTGCGCCTGGGGACAGGGCTGGCCATGCCATTGCAGGTCAGTGGGCGAAACAACACCTTGGCGCTGGGGGCATCCAATGTCGCAAACGGTGCGGGGGTGGACACCGGTAACCAGGTCAGGTTGCCAGCGGGCACGGCTGGGCAAACCCTTCAATCGCCGGCCACTTTTGCCGTTTCTTTGTTCAATGCGGCGGCAGATCGTTTCATCAACGTCGAGCTTTCTGCCCTGGAGGCCGATGGTCGCGGCAAGGTGGTGTCTCGTCCTCGGGTGGTCACAGCCGACCAGACCAAGGCCCTGATCGAGCAGGGCACTGAACTGCCTTACCAGACCGCTTCGGCCAGTGGAGCCACGTCGATCACGTTTCGCAAGGCCAACCTGAAACTCGAAGTCACTCCGCAAATCACGCCGGACGGTTCGGTGGTGCTGGATGTCGACGTCAACCGAGACAGCGTGGGGCAAATCACCCAGGCAGGTTTTGCAATCAACACCAAGCACGTCAAAACCCAGGTTCGGGTGGACGATGGTGGTACGGTGGTGCTGGGCGGGATTTTTGAAGAGACCGGTCGCAACAATGAGACCAGGGTGCCGGGTTTGGGCCGCGTGCCGGGCTTGGGCTGGTTGTTCAAAAATCGCGACCTGACGCAGCGCAACAGCGAGTTGCTGATTTTCCTGACGCCACGCGTCATGGCCGACGGGCCGCCGGTCACCCCGCCTTGA
- a CDS encoding penicillin-binding protein 1A yields the protein MAGWTAGLLVAGLACLLMVLGVAMIMAYPNLPDISDLAEYKPKLPLRVFTADGHLMGEFGEERRNLTPIKDIPQVMKDAVLSIEDNRFYQHGGVDYLGILRAGIANIGRLKSQGASTITMQVARNVYLSSEKTYTRKIYEILLTYKLEHLLTKDQILEIYMNQIFLGNRSYGFASASESYFGKALKDITIAEAAMLAGLPKAPSAFNPIVNPKRARSRQLYIIERMEENGYITAQQASAAKTETLSLRSSGHRKILHAEFVAETVRQMVFAQYGDETYTRGLNVFTTVQSEEQIAAYNALRQGLMDFERRQVYRGPEKFITLPDDPKQAEDAIDGALEDHPDNGNVMSAVVLQAYPTKVVVVRQNSEQITITGAGLTHAQSGLSDKAPAAKQIRKGAVIRIVQAANAQWEITQLPEVEGALVAMTPQSGAIRALVGGFDFAKNKFNHVTQAWRQPGSSFKPFIYSASLEAGLSPTTQINDSPLFFDGGVTGGQPWEPKNYDGKFDGPMSMRTGLSKSKNMVSIRILQAVGPRAAQQWVTRFGFDEDKHPPYLTMALGAGSVTVMQMATGYSVFANGGYLVRPHLITRITDHKNRVLVDSPPTPLSEDTPRAIPERNAFVMSSLLQEVTRSGTAARAQSLLKRQDVYGKTGTTNDAMDAWFAGYHPQVAAVVWIGYDNPRKLGDRETGGGLSLPVWIKYMETALQSMPSTSIRVPEGVVQSGGDWAYAEFTGDARVRSLGMEPGSDSAKTSPLPAAEERSRIMDLFRQ from the coding sequence ATGGCAGGGTGGACCGCTGGACTGCTCGTGGCTGGCTTGGCCTGCCTCTTGATGGTGCTGGGTGTGGCCATGATCATGGCGTATCCCAATTTGCCAGATATTTCCGACTTGGCCGAATACAAACCCAAGCTGCCACTGCGGGTCTTCACCGCAGACGGCCATCTGATGGGAGAGTTTGGCGAAGAGCGTCGCAACCTGACCCCCATCAAGGACATTCCCCAAGTCATGAAGGATGCGGTCTTGTCCATCGAAGACAACCGCTTTTACCAACACGGTGGCGTTGACTATCTGGGAATCCTGCGCGCAGGCATTGCCAACATCGGCCGACTCAAGAGCCAGGGCGCCTCCACCATCACCATGCAGGTGGCGCGCAATGTGTATCTCTCATCTGAGAAAACCTACACGCGCAAAATTTATGAAATTTTGCTGACGTACAAACTGGAGCATTTGCTGACCAAGGACCAGATTCTGGAGATCTACATGAACCAGATCTTCTTGGGCAACCGGTCGTATGGGTTTGCCTCGGCTTCTGAATCCTATTTTGGCAAGGCGCTCAAGGACATCACCATCGCCGAAGCCGCCATGCTGGCAGGCCTGCCCAAAGCCCCTTCAGCCTTCAACCCCATTGTCAACCCCAAACGCGCACGTTCTCGCCAGCTCTACATCATCGAGCGCATGGAGGAAAATGGCTACATCACGGCCCAACAAGCCAGTGCAGCCAAGACCGAGACCCTGAGCCTGAGATCGAGCGGCCACAGAAAAATCCTGCATGCCGAATTTGTAGCTGAAACCGTGCGCCAAATGGTGTTTGCCCAATACGGCGATGAAACCTACACACGGGGGCTCAATGTCTTCACCACCGTGCAATCCGAAGAGCAAATTGCCGCTTACAACGCATTGCGACAAGGCCTGATGGACTTTGAACGCCGGCAGGTCTACCGTGGCCCTGAAAAGTTCATCACCCTGCCCGACGATCCGAAACAAGCCGAAGATGCCATTGATGGTGCCCTCGAAGATCACCCGGACAATGGCAACGTGATGTCTGCCGTGGTCTTGCAGGCCTATCCCACCAAAGTGGTGGTGGTGCGTCAAAACAGCGAACAAATCACCATCACGGGCGCTGGCCTGACACATGCCCAGTCCGGCCTGTCGGACAAAGCGCCTGCGGCCAAACAGATTCGCAAAGGGGCCGTGATCCGGATCGTTCAGGCGGCCAACGCTCAATGGGAAATCACACAACTGCCCGAGGTTGAAGGCGCGCTCGTGGCCATGACACCCCAGAGCGGAGCCATCCGGGCACTGGTGGGTGGATTTGACTTTGCCAAAAACAAATTCAACCACGTCACCCAAGCCTGGCGGCAACCGGGCTCCAGCTTCAAGCCTTTCATTTATTCGGCCTCGCTGGAAGCCGGTCTCAGCCCGACCACTCAGATCAACGATTCACCCCTGTTTTTTGATGGCGGCGTGACCGGGGGACAGCCCTGGGAGCCGAAAAACTACGACGGCAAATTTGACGGCCCCATGAGCATGCGCACCGGCTTGTCCAAATCCAAGAACATGGTGTCCATTCGCATTTTGCAAGCGGTAGGGCCGCGCGCCGCGCAACAATGGGTCACCCGGTTCGGATTTGACGAGGACAAACACCCGCCTTACCTGACCATGGCATTGGGTGCAGGCTCCGTCACCGTGATGCAAATGGCCACAGGCTATAGCGTGTTTGCGAACGGGGGTTACCTGGTACGCCCCCACCTGATCACACGCATCACCGACCACAAAAACCGGGTTCTGGTGGACAGCCCTCCCACACCCTTGAGCGAGGACACACCGCGTGCCATCCCCGAGCGCAATGCCTTTGTCATGAGCAGCTTGCTGCAGGAAGTGACCCGCTCGGGCACGGCAGCCCGAGCACAATCCTTGCTCAAGAGACAAGATGTGTATGGCAAAACAGGCACCACCAACGATGCCATGGATGCCTGGTTTGCGGGCTATCACCCGCAAGTGGCAGCGGTGGTCTGGATTGGCTATGACAACCCACGCAAGCTGGGCGACCGCGAGACCGGCGGTGGACTGAGTTTGCCCGTGTGGATCAAGTACATGGAGACCGCTTTGCAGTCCATGCCTTCCACCAGCATTCGGGTGCCGGAAGGCGTGGTCCAGTCAGGCGGCGATTGGGCTTATGCCGAATTCACGGGCGATGCCCGGGTCAGATCATTGGGCATGGAGCCAGGCTCGGACAGTGCGAAAACCAGCCCCTTGCCCGCTGCGGAAGAAAGATCCCGCATCATGGATCTCTTTCGCCAGTGA
- the cyaY gene encoding iron donor protein CyaY: MTDLEFLDQAERLLAGIENSCDVLNDQADVDIDNQRVGGMVTLTFPNRSQIVINLQKPLHEVWLAARSGGFHYKFDGLQWQDTKGQGEFWQSLSRYASQQSGRDLVFNP, translated from the coding sequence ATGACCGACCTTGAATTCTTGGACCAAGCTGAACGCCTGTTGGCGGGCATCGAAAACAGTTGCGATGTGCTCAATGATCAGGCCGATGTTGACATTGACAACCAGCGCGTGGGGGGCATGGTGACGCTCACCTTTCCCAATCGCAGTCAGATCGTGATCAATTTGCAAAAGCCTTTGCACGAGGTCTGGCTGGCCGCCCGCAGCGGAGGGTTCCATTACAAATTCGATGGTCTCCAATGGCAAGACACCAAGGGCCAAGGAGAGTTTTGGCAGAGTTTGTCGCGTTATGCATCGCAGCAGTCAGGCCGGGATCTGGTGTTCAACCCCTGA
- a CDS encoding lipoprotein, whose amino-acid sequence MLKIKKILVTPLVLAGSAAVLSACGQKGPLYAPTAPLSTNRATLPQTLNPWHTSSTAQATGPAGDDKAAPAKPRAAPAAVPDALFLTSPSASDADTR is encoded by the coding sequence ATGTTGAAGATAAAGAAGATTTTAGTCACCCCACTTGTCCTTGCTGGCAGTGCGGCCGTATTGAGCGCTTGCGGTCAGAAGGGGCCCTTGTATGCCCCCACTGCCCCTTTGTCGACCAACAGGGCCACATTGCCCCAAACGCTGAACCCTTGGCATACCTCTTCCACGGCCCAGGCCACTGGCCCGGCAGGAGATGACAAGGCCGCACCGGCAAAGCCACGCGCCGCCCCAGCGGCAGTGCCAGATGCCCTCTTTTTGACATCACCCTCGGCCTCTGATGCCGACACAAGATGA
- the lysA gene encoding diaminopimelate decarboxylase, with protein sequence MNAPAAAHALPGQPHIAYAGDQLHVEGVALSQLAREHGTPLLVYSKAAMLSALAAYQRGFAGRPAQICYAMKANSSLAILQVFAEAGCGFDIVSGGELARVLAAGGDPAKVIFSGVGKTRAEMKQALQVGIACFNVESEAELDVLSEVAVSLGKQAPVSLRVNPNVDPKTHPYISTGLKGNKFGIAHEEALRAYRHAASLPGLKVVGIDCHIGSQITDSTPYLDAMDRVLDLVAEVESAGIPIHHIDFGGGLGINYNGDTPPEADALWAQLLAKLDARGYGQRQLMIEPGRSLVGNAGVCLTEVLYLKPGEQKNFCIIDAAMNDLPRPAMYQAFHQIVPVQPRSGDGVVYDVVGPVCESGDWIGRDRQLRVAAGDVLAVLSAGAYCMSMASNYNTRGRAAEILVDGTKAHLIRQRESAFDTFALEQLV encoded by the coding sequence ATGAACGCCCCTGCTGCAGCCCACGCCTTGCCCGGACAACCCCACATCGCCTATGCGGGCGACCAACTGCATGTGGAGGGCGTGGCGCTGTCCCAACTGGCCCGCGAACACGGCACGCCCTTGCTTGTGTACTCCAAAGCCGCCATGCTCTCGGCCCTGGCCGCCTACCAGCGCGGCTTTGCCGGCCGCCCGGCGCAAATTTGCTACGCCATGAAGGCCAACTCCAGCCTGGCCATCCTGCAAGTGTTTGCCGAGGCCGGTTGCGGCTTTGACATCGTCTCGGGGGGTGAACTGGCCCGCGTGCTGGCCGCAGGCGGCGACCCAGCCAAAGTGATTTTTTCGGGTGTAGGCAAGACTCGCGCTGAAATGAAACAAGCGCTGCAAGTGGGCATTGCTTGCTTCAATGTGGAAAGCGAAGCCGAACTCGATGTGCTGAGCGAGGTGGCCGTGAGTCTGGGCAAACAAGCCCCGGTCAGCCTGCGCGTGAACCCCAATGTGGACCCCAAGACGCACCCCTACATTTCGACCGGCCTCAAGGGCAACAAATTCGGCATCGCCCATGAAGAAGCACTGCGCGCCTACCGCCACGCCGCCAGCCTGCCGGGCTTGAAAGTGGTGGGTATCGACTGCCACATCGGCTCGCAAATCACCGACAGTACGCCCTATCTGGACGCCATGGACCGCGTGCTGGACCTGGTGGCCGAGGTCGAGTCAGCGGGCATTCCGATCCACCACATCGACTTTGGCGGCGGTCTGGGCATCAATTACAACGGCGACACACCGCCCGAAGCCGATGCGCTGTGGGCACAACTGCTGGCCAAACTCGATGCCCGTGGCTACGGCCAGCGCCAGCTCATGATTGAACCGGGTCGCTCGCTCGTGGGCAACGCGGGCGTGTGCCTGACCGAGGTGCTGTACCTCAAACCCGGCGAGCAAAAGAATTTCTGCATCATCGACGCCGCCATGAACGACCTGCCCCGCCCGGCCATGTACCAAGCCTTTCACCAGATCGTGCCCGTGCAACCCCGCTCAGGCGATGGTGTCGTGTACGACGTGGTCGGCCCGGTGTGCGAGAGCGGCGACTGGATCGGCCGCGACCGTCAGCTGCGGGTCGCAGCGGGTGACGTGCTCGCCGTGTTGTCGGCAGGCGCTTACTGCATGAGCATGGCCAGCAACTACAACACCCGAGGCCGTGCAGCCGAAATTCTGGTGGATGGCACAAAGGCCCACCTGATTCGCCAACGCGAGTCGGCGTTTGACACTTTTGCTCTGGAGCAGTTGGTCTGA
- a CDS encoding HipA domain-containing protein — protein MMDAGKSLQITLRQLLAQSPELTAAQLQSATGMSQPSISLALKAMGLGQSAGGVARLGAARSTRYALTKNIQGLPARHSLLCDGADGVPRHFGELTYLSGNRVHVRGGKQEWLSHAALPWFLTPLQPQGFLGRQLARLRPDFPADPERWSLEQVLYFTVNHVREASGAFAIEGPAGVAHVAVCGVAQSLAQTFDRLAAQVGTSLPAGSSAGGEQPKFLWREPDGLRWLVKFSPPRGTPFGERWHALLHLEKLALDVLRENGMTSAETRIVESATRTFLLSRRFDRTAEFGYRHLVAASAVHEHFVQTPRQHWVGTCRALHDMNLLPSGDLSTATQAYVFGQFIGNTDMHFGNLSFFVQDVMRPRFELAPIYDMLPMMWRPSIHSGSLDAEPLRAPHALAVDPALTDAARDWAVAYWERAAAMRTLGQSMQTVCALNAQRLKSRFAGL, from the coding sequence ATGATGGATGCTGGTAAATCACTTCAAATCACTCTTCGGCAGTTACTGGCGCAGTCGCCAGAACTGACCGCCGCCCAGTTGCAGTCAGCAACTGGCATGAGCCAGCCCAGCATTTCATTGGCGCTCAAGGCCATGGGGCTCGGGCAGTCAGCGGGTGGTGTGGCCCGCCTGGGTGCAGCGCGCAGCACGCGCTATGCATTGACAAAAAATATACAAGGATTGCCAGCCCGGCACAGTTTGCTGTGCGATGGGGCGGATGGTGTGCCCCGTCACTTTGGTGAGCTGACTTATCTGAGCGGCAACCGCGTGCATGTGCGCGGCGGCAAGCAGGAGTGGTTGTCTCACGCGGCCTTGCCTTGGTTTTTGACGCCTCTGCAGCCCCAAGGTTTTTTGGGGCGACAACTGGCCCGTTTGCGTCCGGATTTTCCTGCAGATCCTGAGCGTTGGTCACTGGAGCAAGTGCTGTATTTCACGGTCAACCATGTGCGTGAGGCCAGTGGTGCTTTTGCCATAGAAGGGCCTGCAGGGGTCGCACACGTCGCTGTTTGTGGTGTTGCACAAAGCCTGGCGCAGACGTTTGATCGGTTGGCTGCTCAAGTGGGAACCAGCTTGCCAGCGGGTTCATCCGCAGGGGGGGAGCAACCGAAATTTTTGTGGCGTGAACCCGATGGTCTTCGCTGGCTTGTCAAATTCAGCCCACCTCGCGGTACGCCGTTTGGTGAGCGATGGCATGCTTTGCTGCATCTGGAAAAACTGGCCCTCGATGTGCTTCGCGAAAACGGCATGACCAGTGCCGAGACACGCATTGTCGAGAGCGCGACACGCACTTTTTTGTTGTCTCGGCGTTTTGATCGGACTGCAGAATTTGGCTACCGCCACTTGGTGGCTGCCTCAGCCGTGCACGAGCATTTCGTCCAAACTCCGCGTCAGCACTGGGTGGGCACTTGCCGGGCGTTGCATGACATGAACTTGTTGCCTTCGGGCGACCTGAGCACTGCGACCCAAGCCTATGTGTTTGGGCAATTCATTGGCAACACCGACATGCACTTTGGTAATTTGTCTTTTTTTGTTCAAGACGTGATGCGCCCACGATTTGAATTGGCACCGATTTACGACATGTTGCCCATGATGTGGCGGCCCAGCATCCACAGCGGCAGCTTGGATGCAGAGCCTTTGAGAGCACCTCATGCCTTGGCTGTTGACCCAGCTTTGACCGATGCGGCGCGCGATTGGGCGGTGGCTTATTGGGAGCGAGCCGCTGCGATGCGCACATTGGGGCAGTCCATGCAGACCGTCTGCGCCCTCAACGCCCAGCGTTTGAAATCGCGTTTTGCGGGTTTGTGA
- a CDS encoding sulfite oxidase heme-binding subunit YedZ, which produces MRAALRHPAAWWAFLVLGCLPWAWLLAQTLQDQLGPNPAEALIRATGDWTLRSLCVVLAVTPLRTVLGWPELMRFRRMLGLLVFGYASLHLLCYAWFDMGFDLADTLQDLFKRPFIWLGFSAFVILLALAATSFNRAVRWLGGRRWQWLHRGVYAVAVLAVLHFWWMRAGKQDFDEVLVYAGILAVLLGWRVKRVWTQRAH; this is translated from the coding sequence ATGAGGGCGGCGCTGCGTCATCCCGCCGCTTGGTGGGCTTTTCTGGTGCTCGGTTGCTTGCCCTGGGCCTGGTTGCTGGCGCAAACCCTGCAGGACCAACTCGGCCCCAACCCCGCCGAAGCCCTGATCCGCGCCACAGGCGACTGGACGCTGCGCAGCCTGTGCGTGGTGCTGGCCGTGACCCCTTTGCGAACTGTGCTGGGCTGGCCCGAACTGATGCGGTTTCGGCGCATGCTGGGTTTGCTGGTGTTTGGCTACGCCAGCCTGCACCTGCTGTGCTACGCCTGGTTTGACATGGGCTTTGACCTGGCCGACACGCTGCAAGACCTTTTCAAGCGCCCCTTCATCTGGTTGGGTTTCAGTGCCTTTGTGATCTTGCTGGCATTGGCCGCCACTTCGTTCAACCGCGCCGTGCGCTGGCTGGGCGGCAGGCGTTGGCAATGGTTGCACCGGGGGGTGTATGCGGTGGCCGTGCTGGCCGTGCTGCACTTTTGGTGGATGAGGGCGGGCAAGCAGGACTTTGACGAGGTGCTGGTGTATGCGGGCATCTTGGCGGTTTTGCTGGGCTGGCGCGTGAAGCGGGTTTGGACGCAACGCGCCCACTAA
- the msrP gene encoding protein-methionine-sulfoxide reductase catalytic subunit MsrP yields the protein MIILSSNCGFQHPVASEITPENVYLQRRALMRQAVTGSAGLALAAWGWPEAWAQTPGPGQLASLPSVPSKVSGGVVMDKPTPYKDATTYNNFYEFGTDKADPAKRAHTLKTDPWSVEIEGLVKKPARVNLEDLLKWGAMEERIYRLRCVEGWSMVIPWIGYSLADLIRRVEPLPGAKFVEFVTQADPKTMPGLRSGVIDWPYLEGLRMDEAMHPLTLLAFGMYGEVMPKQNGAPLRLVVPWKYGFKSSKSLVKIRFTDKQPVISWEKSAPQEYGFYSNVNPNVDHPRWSQATERRIGEDGLLAKKRKTLMFNGYETQVGQLYAGMDLKKFF from the coding sequence ATGATCATCTTATCTTCCAATTGCGGGTTTCAGCATCCGGTGGCCAGCGAAATCACCCCTGAAAATGTGTACCTGCAACGCCGGGCGCTGATGCGTCAGGCGGTTACCGGTTCGGCGGGTCTGGCCCTGGCGGCTTGGGGCTGGCCAGAAGCGTGGGCTCAAACGCCCGGGCCAGGGCAGTTGGCGTCCTTGCCTTCGGTGCCCAGCAAAGTGTCCGGTGGGGTGGTGATGGACAAGCCGACCCCTTACAAAGATGCCACCACGTACAACAATTTTTATGAGTTCGGCACCGACAAAGCTGACCCGGCCAAGCGGGCGCATACCCTCAAAACCGACCCCTGGAGTGTGGAAATCGAGGGCTTGGTGAAGAAGCCCGCCCGCGTGAACTTGGAAGACCTGCTGAAGTGGGGTGCCATGGAAGAGCGCATTTACCGCCTGCGCTGCGTGGAAGGCTGGTCGATGGTGATTCCCTGGATCGGTTATTCGCTGGCCGATCTGATCCGGCGCGTGGAGCCCCTGCCGGGTGCCAAGTTTGTGGAGTTCGTGACCCAGGCCGACCCAAAAACCATGCCGGGGCTGCGCTCGGGTGTGATCGATTGGCCCTATCTCGAAGGCTTGCGCATGGACGAGGCCATGCACCCCCTGACCTTGCTGGCCTTTGGCATGTATGGCGAGGTGATGCCCAAGCAAAACGGCGCGCCCCTGCGCTTGGTGGTGCCCTGGAAGTATGGCTTCAAGAGCAGCAAGAGCCTGGTCAAGATCCGCTTCACCGACAAGCAACCGGTGATCTCGTGGGAAAAGTCTGCACCTCAAGAATACGGTTTTTACTCCAATGTGAACCCGAATGTGGACCACCCGCGCTGGAGCCAGGCCACCGAGCGGCGCATTGGCGAAGACGGTTTGCTGGCCAAAAAGCGCAAGACGCTCATGTTCAACGGCTACGAGACTCAGGTCGGCCAGCTTTATGCCGGCATGGACCTGAAGAAATTCTTCTGA
- the ccsB gene encoding c-type cytochrome biogenesis protein CcsB, which yields MTTVTLNPGYFSSRSALDWGFALLALLGTVFAFTRYQHAMDVYEQVILIGSLPALIWLAWFWRPLRTLMWVVTGLSLLAIYLYQGDLARSEQVFLLKYFLSSQSAILWMSMLFFISTFFYWAGVFIRGQADAMESLGSRMAWVAVGLALIGTLVRWYESHQLGPDIGHIPVSNLYEVFIMFCWMTTAFYLYYEAQYKTRALGAFVMLVVSAAVGFLLWYTLVREAHEIQPLVPALKSWWMKLHVPANFIGYGTFALAAMVAFAYLIKQQATETRWYKLAPLWLLGIVLCFEPVVFRQTANDQTSSYWMVYFGVSAFIVAGILAGRRRVAERLPSFEILDDVMYKSIAVGFAFFTIATVLGALWAAEAWGGYWSWDPKETWALIVWLNYAAWLHMRLMKGLRGTVAAWWALVGLGITTFAFLGVNMFLSGLHSYGSL from the coding sequence ATGACGACTGTCACTTTGAATCCAGGCTATTTTTCCAGCCGTTCTGCGCTAGATTGGGGCTTTGCCCTGTTGGCGTTGTTGGGTACGGTGTTTGCCTTCACCCGTTACCAGCATGCCATGGACGTATATGAGCAGGTCATCCTGATCGGCAGTTTGCCTGCGCTGATCTGGTTGGCCTGGTTTTGGCGTCCCTTGCGCACCTTGATGTGGGTGGTCACGGGCTTGTCATTGCTGGCCATTTATTTGTACCAGGGTGATCTGGCCCGCTCCGAGCAGGTGTTCTTGCTCAAGTATTTCCTGTCCAGCCAGTCGGCCATCCTGTGGATGAGCATGCTGTTTTTCATCAGCACCTTTTTTTATTGGGCCGGTGTGTTCATCCGTGGTCAAGCTGATGCGATGGAGTCTTTGGGCTCGCGCATGGCCTGGGTGGCGGTGGGGCTGGCGCTGATCGGTACTTTGGTGCGTTGGTACGAAAGCCACCAGTTGGGCCCGGACATCGGTCACATCCCGGTCAGTAACCTGTACGAAGTGTTCATCATGTTTTGCTGGATGACCACGGCTTTCTACCTGTATTACGAAGCGCAGTACAAAACACGCGCCCTGGGGGCGTTTGTCATGCTGGTGGTCAGCGCCGCAGTTGGTTTTTTGCTGTGGTACACCCTGGTGCGCGAGGCCCACGAAATTCAACCTTTGGTGCCGGCGCTGAAAAGCTGGTGGATGAAGTTGCATGTGCCTGCCAACTTCATTGGCTATGGCACCTTTGCTCTGGCTGCCATGGTGGCTTTTGCCTACCTGATCAAGCAGCAGGCCACCGAAACCCGTTGGTACAAGCTGGCACCCTTGTGGCTGCTGGGCATTGTGTTGTGTTTTGAGCCGGTGGTGTTCCGCCAAACCGCCAACGATCAGACCAGCAGCTACTGGATGGTTTATTTTGGGGTGTCCGCCTTCATCGTGGCGGGTATTTTGGCTGGGCGACGACGTGTTGCCGAGCGTTTGCCTTCCTTTGAAATCCTCGACGATGTGATGTACAAATCCATCGCCGTGGGCTTTGCCTTTTTCACCATCGCCACCGTGCTGGGTGCTTTGTGGGCGGCCGAGGCCTGGGGCGGGTACTGGAGCTGGGACCCCAAGGAAACCTGGGCCCTGATCGTCTGGCTGAATTACGCCGCCTGGCTGCACATGCGCCTGATGAAGGGCTTGCGCGGTACCGTGGCCGCTTGGTGGGCCTTGGTGGGCCTGGGCATCACCACCTTTGCTTTCCTGGGGGTCAACATGTTCCTCAGTGGTCTGCACAGCTACGGCTCACTCTGA